aaaggttattgaagagatctcaggaccattaatgtatattagtaacctatcatttcaaacaggtaaatttccaaacaaaatgaaaatagctaaagttgcaccaatttacaagactggcgacaaacatcaatttacaaactatagacctgtttctttacttccacaattttctaaaatcattgaaaaactgttcaataacagattagagagtttcataaataaaaatagaatactcgaagagaaccaatatggatatagagctaatgtttcaacttcgatggctttaattgaaattacagaagaaattaccaatgcaatagatagtaaaaaatgtgcgacagcagtttttatggatctaactaaagcatttgacacaattaatcacaatattttaatcaaaaaactagaacgatatggcatcataGGGTTAgccttaaactggataagaagttatctaatgaacaggaaacaatacgtgaagctaggcgaatacacgtctacaacgctgaatatatcctgtggtgtacctcagggatcaatactaggaccgaaattattcaatctctatataaatgacatttgtaaagttacaaaagatttaaagttagtattatttgcggatgatacaacagcattttgttcaggagagaacacacagaagatactacaaataataacagaagaaattaacaaattaaaaagatgctttgacaaaaacagactatcgttgaatctcagtaaaattaaaataatgctatttggtaacagtagaagagaaagtcaaacacaaatacaaatagacggaatagaaattgaaagagtaaatgaaaccaaatttctaggtataatgattgatgataaattgaactggaaatctcacgtaaaaaatatacaacataaagtagcaagaaacacgtcaataatgaataaagcaaaacatgttctagacaaaaaatcacttcatattctctactgctcactagtgttaccatatctgagttactgtgtagaaatatggggaaataattacaaaagtacacttcattcattaacggtgttacaaaaaagatcagttagaataatacataatgttggatatagagaacatacaaatcctttatttattgaatgagaaatattgaaattccacgacatagtgaatttgcaaacagctaagattatacacaaagcaaactataacctgctacccaagaatatacaacaattattctcaaaaaaagaggagaaatataatcttagagagaaattaattttaaaacatttgtacgcacgtacaacacttaagaccttcagtatatcagtatatggaattaaattatggaatggattaagcaaagcaatcaaacaatgtactaatatgatccacttcaagaaactcttcaaacttaaagtgtttacaaagtacaaagaagaagaaccatgataaacattctgaatgtatttaattcatccattctttcattctttcactctcaaaataatcttactatctcatcatatgaaatgtaacttacttcaccaattattatttatttacttatttttattgtgattacttatggagtatattgtgaataaattgagaacaggaagtgaacaaaagtttttagcaactgttatgtaaaagaaaaggggtaggattaaataagctctgcttcttcctactccttttcgaacatgttgaaaagagaaactggagatggtgatgtatcatgctgtatgcttgcatgttcgaaataaactcaaactcaactcaactcaactcatttaattttgtgttttttggtggggtttttttttttaacatttttgccgTTTTAAATGTTCTTTTTCTGACAATATGCTGCCACCAACAAAACTTGGCTGTACTTTGGTCACCCAACTATATCCAACAATACAACTCTTCTTAAGTAAACACATCCTGCTCTTTATTACATCAATCCTAGTTGGGATGAATCACCTTGGGTAAATGAAGAGTTGGCAAATAAACAGATGTAAATCAGGGAAGGAGAGCTTAGACAGCAAAGAGGTCAGGAAGTGACGCTGTAAATAAACACACAAGCAGATAAATCAGCTTCATGAAATGATCCAGCCACTTTCAGTAACACTGAAGTACTGTTGCGTTCCACTCTGTTTAGTTAAAAGCACAGCTTAATGTTTCTTTAGGAGTGTGTTGTGTAGCTGCCACAGTATAAATGCACAATTGAATAACTTCCTGGAGACCCTGCAATttggcagccgagtgtgaagaatTCTGCTGGCATGACGTACAGTACTGTATAAGCCAGCAGACCGGAGTTCTATAACATCCTGTTATCACCATTgataaaacatacagtatatcgCAGGAAAAGGCACCAGTGGTTGGGCAAAATTTGACTAAATGAATAAATTACCAATTTTGTAATTGTATTACATTTGCATTTCACACTTTTCACAAAGACACGATGCATTCTTCATGCAGAAAAACAAATGCTTTGATTCAGTTTGAGTTTTTAACCTTGTAAAGGTACAAATGTGTGTCATAAACATGTCACTTTCCCTCTAAAAGCTGACAGAACCCCTAATTAATTCCTCTCTCACACACAGCGTAACTTCCAGTTGAGGAACTTGAAAGTTCATTATGCTGCTCTGGTGCCTCACAGTGTTCCCTTTGATTAGAACTGCTCTGTTTACATCCTGTGGGCCATTCTGACTCATTTTCAGCTTCTTTTaatcagaatcacaatcagaatcaaaatcagattctgatgtttccctcttgttttcatgtggttttttttttgccttttggtttgggaccctttgggactgtgtgacaaggggtggcactttcgtgatttctgcggtgcttttttgtgaacttctggatctgcctcccgggagccttttgtctatggagaccagctgctgggtctctgccacgccaaagtccgtttggagagactggaagagatgcggatgaagaaatagggctgcggagctggcgctgagcgccgggacggacaagcttcacagtgtcttggctgaatgagcaggtatcagacacctcggtctccttagacgtatcctcgctcatctatgcggactggacactggccgagagttggtgggcggccgagggttgagtcggctctcttggttgctttgttgggtctgctcctgtctctggccttgCTCCCCCCactccagcagacgatggcgtggaacaccgcagaggccaccacagtgtatatggtttttttgttgttgttttacttctctggctgtgtgtagaagtggctgattgcatcagctctgctcttttaatgtatttaatgtcctttgtgttgttTGATGTTtcgctcttacacacatgtttatttgtgctatggctatgagttttgttCTCCTtgccctcagtctggacccctcctccAGGGGCccgggcttagactgaatatttttctctctccccagcgtttacctatttctcaccttttttgtaaggggtgccgggagttggcagacccgtcagcgatcctgttctgtctccctgtaatgtttgtctgatcttgaatgggattgtgtttaaaatcttaatttcccctcgggggttattaaagtatttctgattctgattctgttttAAAGTGTTGCTCAAAGCAGACCCCTAATTTAATCTCAATGATGTTCACTTTCATCTATTCTTCTGTTATCTATGacataacccagtgtttttcaaccactgtgtcgcggcacactagtgtgccgtgagatacagtctggtgtgccgtgggagattctctaatttcacctatatgggttaaaaatattttttgcaaaccagtaattatagtctgcaaatgatgtgttgttgttgagtgtcggtgctgtctagagctcggcagagtaaccgtgtaatactcttccatatcagtaggtggcagccggtagctaattgctttgtagatgtgggaaacagcgggaggcagaatgcaggtaaaaaggtatctaatgcttaaaccaaaaattaaaaaaaggtgagtgcccctaagaaaaggcattgaagcttagggaaggctatgtagaatgaaactaaaactgaaccggctacaaagtaaacaaaaacaggatgctggacaacagcaaagactgactgtggagcaaagacaatgtacatgacatgacaatcaacaatgcccccacaaagaaggataaaaacaactgaaatattcttaattgctaaaacaaagtagatgcgagaaatatcgctcaaagaaagacatgaaactgctacaggaaaataccaaaaataagagaaaaaaacaccaaaataggagcgcatgacaagaagtaaacactatacacaggaaaacagcaaaaaagtccaaataagtcagagtgtgatgtgacaggtggtgacagtacacctactttgagacaagagctatagtgatgcatagttggttatgatttaaagtcatatccaacaattgcgacaacaactttttactgtcaactgagtttcgttttttaatgatttctgctggtggtgtgcctccgcattttttcaaagcaaaaaatgtgccttggctcaaaaaaggttgaaaaacactgacataatcTGATGGAGCCTATAACAGGTGGGTGACATAGTGCTAGTTAATGTGCAATGTGTGCAATACTGTAGTATGTTGTGTAAACCTCACTTCCTGACGGGTTAGGAACCGTGTTGGACGATGAGTTGACAGCCCATTGCATTTATTTGATTGGCTAGCGCTGCTTGACTTGAAGGGTAACTACATTTGTTTAGTCAATCTTTATGAGAGACGAGAAcacaaatgctttttttttttttaatgcattgtaattcgtaaataaatgtaaataaaagtcagtttacaaCAGAGTCAATGGGATGTCCTCCATTTCGCCCATATAGTCCTCTAAAAAACCTTCCAAACAccaccaacaatattccattgacattttgtgacctgaatattaagtaTTGGTGataattgttattataagcactaacgtagacaaactatttttagcggcaccatgatcacagagagctaacgagATTGTGCTGCTGGtgagctgtttcctcgcttcggcgctcgtgaaagtttattccacattgtaaataatgcctctcatagtagaaggatgaggacataatccgacaagttggtcaagtttgacagccaatttagactcgCAATGGCGAGAAAGACGCAAAAAGACTTTtggtttcaccccccttttttctttgcgaggattataagGCATTTTTCATCAaacgggaatatataaacatcctagcagtctgcatcccagcgacagcagacattgtacagtaagtgatgtttaaatatgtttgttggctcacatggtgtctgcagtgagtagtagtcAGTGATGCTGTCAAAGGAAAATGCAAATgtaaagcccatccatccattttctaccgcttgtcccttttggagcctatctcagctacattctggcggaaggcggggtacaccctggacaagtcgcgttTGTGAAATTAAATTgataaaaatacgtaaatattacatcttattatgaatgtgcatgttactacattatatacatacttacagcgtgtatataaaacgttgatggaagtgtttggatgttttttaagcgctttatagacAGAATAGAGGAATCCCCATGCTCAATTGTTAGCGGActtttgcatttatttactagttagaatgcataaaaaaagaagaacattATATGCGTTCtcatcttacataaggattgggaatgatagacaaagttccccaaaaagtgcagttcctctataACTCAAATTCAGTGGGAATTTGAGGTTGCTGGTTTAAacccaggcagcacggtggaacaggggttccaCCGAAGTTTGCGAAGTTTGCATGTtatccctgtgactgtgtgggttctctccgggcacTCTAgcttactcccacctccaaagacatgcacctggagataggttgattggcaacactaaagtggccttagtgctcactgctcccctcacctcccagggggtgaacaaggggatgggtcaaatgcaggacacatttcaccacacctagtgtgtgtgtgacaatcactggtactttaactttaacttttaactttaacttttaactttagttTGTGAATGCATAGGCgccaatctacatttctgccagtgggtgatcggacgggcggtaaatctgaagctacttttctgagcatgtgcggtttttgcttggtggtgagaaagaatttgctatcaatcccacgtgggtgcccGGCAtcgtccgtgggtgctcgggatCGACGCCTATATGTGtaaatgtgagcgtgaatgttgtctgtctatctgtgttggccctgcgatgaggtggcgacttgtccagggtgtactctgccttctgcccgagtgcagctgggataggctccagcaacccccaacacgccgaaagggacaagcggtagagaatgaaTGGTTTAAACCCAGCGTGTGCAGGGCTGGACTGCGTGGGGTGCCCACTATGACCTGCAACTGGATAAAAACTGATGgatgtattatccatccatccatccattttctaccgcttgtcccttttgggaccgcggggggtgctggagcctatctcagctgcattcggggattatgattactcaaaaatataaataactcaaaaatataaataactcAAAAATATAAATTAACGCTTATTTGCATGGACGCTTGTTGCCAGGCAGATAACAAGCCACCAGGCAGAATTCTCAGGTCACAATAAATTGTGCCCTtaaggccagtgtttttcaaccactgtgccgtgagatattggctggtgtgccgtgggaatttatgcaacttcacctaattggtccaaaaaacattttttgcaaatcaataattataatctgcaaataatttgccgttccttagtgtctgtgctgtgtcgagctcggcagggtaaccatgtaatactccacgtcggtaggtggcagcaggtagttaattgctttgtaaaagtcggaaggtGTCGGGTGAGATGGGGACGGTTTGTCGTGAACTCAATATGCAAAAGGTaaaaagtagtgatgggtccggcaacaccgatgcatcggcgcatgcgtcgagttcatagagcgaaaccctgtgtcggtgcgcgtatcgcttttagaaagtcacgtgaccgaacaCGAGCTGttccggtcacgtgaccgatcatgagctgttccagtcacgtgaccgatacgcgaactgtgtcgcactgacacctgcgcgccaaactgtgtttataAGGAAGCGCATCTGTCAACGAGATGCTGCTGCCAACAGAATCCCCGCACTTCTGTCGTTGGTCAGTTCTAATTTATCGTCGTCGGAGATCATGGAGCAGCCTACTCATGGAAAAAGAAAGAGTTCCgccgtgtgggaatattttgatcatatatcggaAACAGAGGTATTTGTGTTCAtttccttgtcgtttcatcctcttctctcaaagtttccactTGATCTTTTAGAATTAGAAATctcttcaaaatgattcttagtttactattcatattttctgcaggttaaatgtcgcatttgtacgacagaattgtcgtacgtcaacaaatccacctcctcaatgctgagGCATTATAGGGCCAGGCATGAACATGAAGTTCCAGAGACACCCAGGATAAACTCAGGTATACAGCCATTCTACAATTACTCAGTTTCTTTTTTGAGAATTAATACCCTTCTTCTTTACCTCAATTTTAACCATCAAGCTACCAGGAAGCAGATGCTGGATGAGGCTCTGCTGAACTTCATTGTGACGGACTGCCAGCCCCTCAGCATTGTGGAGAGTGAAGGGTTCAGGGAACTGGTGCAGGTCCTTGAGCCATCATATGTTTTGCCTACCAGAAAGGTTTGTGTGGAAATTATCTAAAGTTGTAGTTGATACATccaatttatttcatatttaaattGAATACGTTGAGTTGCTTTTGGTTTGACTTGATGTTATTTTCAGACCATCAAAAAAATACTGGTGAAAAAATATGAGGAGGAACGGGAACGAGTGAAATTGGAAGTACAGCAAGCTGTGGCAGTGAGTATAACAGCTGACATGTGGACATCTGTAAACATGGAGGCTTACTTGGCTCTTACCTGTCACTACATAAATGATAATTTGCAGTTGTGTACATCTGTGTTGGGTGTGCAATACTTTCCACAAAGTCACACTGCTGACAATTTGGCCCAGGTCAAAAGGGGCATGATGGCGGACTGGGCCATAACTAATAAAGTAAAGTGTTTTGTGACCGACGAAGCACCAAACATGATTGCATCCACTAGACAGCTCCAAATTCGACACTCAATTTGCATTGCACATAGTCTTAATTTATTAGTTAGAAAATCATGTGACCAGATCCCCACACTTGCATCCATCAGACACAAAGCTAGGCACATTGTCACATACTTCAGATCGAGCACTACAGCTAAGGAGAAGCTTGCTCAAGTGCAGCAACAGATGGGACGGCCAACCCTGAAACTCATCTATGAGGTGGCAACACGCTGGAACAGCACATATGAAATGCTGTCAAGGCTACATGATGAGAAGGAGTCAGTGTGGGTATCTCTGGCCTCTCTAAAAACAGATTTGACTCCACTTACAGCTGATGAGTTTGACATCATAGGAGAAACACTTATTGTGCTTGCTCCTTTCCATCAAGCCACAGTGGAGTTGTCTGAGGAGAGGCGAGTGTCAGGGTCAAAGGTCATCCCGATGATGAAAATGCTCTACGTTGCACTAGAGCATAGTGCTTCAACCTTGCAAACACAGGCAGCCAAACACCTCCATGAAAATTTGAAGCGTCGAGTCACAGACACTGCTTCCAATATGGAGTCATTAAGTGTGTTGACCCTAGCAACACTTCTTGACCCCAGATTTAAATCACTCGGGTTCCGCAATTCTTTTAAATTGAATGACGCCATCATTCGGCTACGTTCCGAATGTGCGTCTGTCATCGGACGCACAAATGAGCCCTGCCAGGACCATCTGCAGAACAGCTGTCTGCACCCACTTCAGGCATTTATTCAGCattatttgtttgttgttgtttgaaatcatgtaataaaatgcatatttttagtttttaagaTAACCTTTGGAAACATCTGGATATGGAAGTGGGAAGGCAGACAAAAAACTCTACTGCAGATGCCATACAAGAGGTCCAACGTTACCTGGCAGAGGGAAATGTAGCTAGGTCCCAGGACCCATTGAAATACTGGGACCAACAGAAGACCACCTTCCCAAACCTCTTCCAACTATCACTTCATTTCCTctgcactcccgcctcctctgtgccatGTGAGCGGGTAtcttctacagccggagaaataataaccaaGAAGAGAAATAGGCTAAAATTTAAtacattggaaaaactgtttttttttaataaaaatatgtaaaaaaaacaacaaaatcccagtccacaagcatcatcattcacaacacgttctcttagatttccatgttatgatacatgttcacattatttattgactgtatctaaaaaagatacaaatatatttttatttaaatgaagatatgaaataatcctaaattaaatacaatgacttgatttatattattgtatatgctAGGtcatgtggtgctgaatttcccccagggatcaataaagtactttctattctatcctattctataaaatcagtgtcagttgagtcggtccataggttgcctgtagggatttttaatgtccagcagatgtcagtatttagtgacacagtatcgacacagtatcaatacagttttgcaatgtgtcgaaacgcttcatgaggcctcattaacccatcactagtaaaaaggtatgtaacgcttaaaccaaaaatgaacaaaagggaaaggaaaaggcattgaagcatagggatggctatgcaaaacgaaagtaaaactgaactggctacaaagtaaatagaaacagaatgctggacgacagcaaaaacttgcagcgtgtggagcagagaagacgtccacaaattacatccgtacatgacttggcgaggccctgtgatgaggtggcgacttgtccagggtgttccgcccgaatgcagctgagataggctccagcaccccccgcgaccccaaaagggacaagcggtagaaaatggatggatgggcatgacttggcaatcaacaatgtccccacacagaaggatagcaacaacttaaatagtcttgcttgctaacacaaagcaggtgcggggaatagcgctcaaaggaagacatgaaactgctacaggtaaacatcaacaaaacaggaagggccaccaaaataacagcgcaagacaagaataaagcactacatacaagaaaataccaacaaactcaaaataaggcacgaatacctggtggagtttcatttttgaacgttttctgctggtggtgtgcctccggattttgtttatgaaaaaaatgtgccttgcctcaaaaaaggttgaaaaacactgccttaggctAATAAGAAAGGGTAATTATAAGCCACGCCCACCTTAACCAGAAAGCTAATAACAGGAAGTATTTTGGGTAGTAAGTAAGCTATCTGTCTAAAACGTCAGTATTATATTtgctatacttttttttttatttgtttaatacacaCTAATTGATGTGGCATAATTTGCCTTTAAAAGGacaatgtggtgtgtgtgtgtgtgtgtgtgtgtaagatcaAAGTTAGTATGAAGCGGAAGGGTACACACCGCGCATCTGCTCTTTTTGCATTGACAGTCGTGAGAAAACCCACCCCCAAACTTCTGACAGTGCATTTTTGGGGCTTGCATTTCTAGGATTGCCTCCAATTGTATATTTCATCCCACGGtaacaaaaaagaagaagctgtcacagccacacacacacgcaaacacgacTCGAGTGTGATTAGCTCGGTCGTGGACTAGTTTTCTCGGCGGATTTGCTTCTTGTGCCTCCGAAGTGACGTAGGAGGGCAGTGAATGGGAATATCAGTAGCGGGTGGAGAGTGAGACGTCAACCTGTCCACTCTCGTATCTCCTCCAAGGCCATCTTATTCCACTTTTGAGGACGTTTTGGGATTGGACACTAAACAAGAGCACCTCAAAAGCCTCCTTGTTGGCCCCCCTTTCCCCTTTCCTTCCTAGTAGAGGACTCTCGTAGCAAAAAAAAACCGTCCAGAATGGCCCAGATACTGCCCATACGATTCCAAGAACATCTGCAGGTAAGGAGAAATTGCTTCACGAAATGTTTTCTtctcgtctttttttttttttttttttttttttttttttttttgctgcacttCCTCGCCCTTGCGTGTGCACACAGGCATTGCATGGCGCTTCTAAATGGGAATGTAAAAAGAGCGCTGCGGGCTGTTGCTCAATATAGCCACAGGCCTGCTTTAGCCAAGGATGACTTGGAGAAATTGAACACTGCAAACCCACAGCGTGTTTTCTTTACCTGCGTCGTATGGTGGAAATAACACAAACAAACGCCGCCTGTCATTTGCACTGCAGACGTCAGTGCAGACACTTGCCATGTTTTGACACTTGCCGGCGACCGGGCTCAGCTGTTCGCCCTCTAGCTGAGACATGAATGGTCCTCAAATGTTGTTGCCATGTCCTGCAGCAGTATCTTCACCAGCTTGGATAGCACTAGCAA
The sequence above is drawn from the Nerophis lumbriciformis linkage group LG33, RoL_Nlum_v2.1, whole genome shotgun sequence genome and encodes:
- the LOC133575945 gene encoding E3 SUMO-protein ligase ZBED1-like isoform X1; this encodes MLRHYRARHEHEVPETPRINSATRKQMLDEALLNFIVTDCQPLSIVESEGFRELVQVLEPSYVLPTRKTIKKILVKKYEEERERVKLEVQQAVAVSITADMWTSVNMEAYLALTCHYINDNLQLCTSVLGVQYFPQSHTADNLAQVKRGMMADWAITNKVKCFVTDEAPNMIASTRQLQIRHSICIAHSLNLLVRKSCDQIPTLASIRHKARHIVTYFRSSTTAKEKLAQVQQQMGRPTLKLIYEVATRWNSTYEMLSRLHDEKESVWVSLASLKTDLTPLTADEFDIIGETLIVLAPFHQATVELSEERRVSGSKVIPMMKMLYVALEHSASTLQTQAAKHLHENLKRRVTDTASNMESLSVLTLATLLDPRFKSLGFRNSFKLNDAIIRLRSECASVIGRTNEPCQDHLQNSCLHPLQAFIQHYLFVVV
- the LOC133575945 gene encoding uncharacterized protein isoform X2: MLRHYRARHEHEVPETPRINSATRKQMLDEALLNFIVTDCQPLSIVESEGFRELVQVLEPSYVLPTRKTIKKILVKKYEEERERVKLEVQQAVAITFGNIWIWKWEGRQKTLLQMPYKRSNVTWQREM